From bacterium:
TAAAATCGACAGCGCCGCCTACGAAGGCACGTCCACGGTCCGTCAGATTGAATCGCTGGAGGAAACGCACACTCAGTCCGGTGGTCTCACCGAGCGATTGCCCGATATTGATCCACGCACGCAGCTGGCTGGTCGACGGCTCCTCGTACATGAGATATTCAACAGTTGATTCCATGCCGCCACGCTGGCCGTCGGTGTTCAGTCCCATTCTCCCACTTCCATTTCCATTGCCCATGCTGCCGCCGTTGCCTCCACTCCCGCTTCCTTCGCTGTCGCCACTTCCGTCACCGTTTCCACCACCATTCCCTCCGCCGTTGCCGCCACTGCCGGGACCATCACCTTCGATGGTCATGCCGGTACTTTCGCTGCCGAGAATTCCAGCACCGGTCGATGCTGCGAGGGTGTTCGAATAGGCGTTCCGGAGATAATTCTTGAAGCCGTAATCGGCCTGAATGCGAATGCTGGTTCGCGTCTCGAAAAACATCATCGTCCCCAGGGAGGCAGTATGTTCGAGGTAGCTCAGCTCTCCAAAATTGGGATAGTTGCGGTAACGTGCCTGATACGATGCGAGCAGGGGAATATCTCCGATAAGCTGCTGCTTCCATGTCAGCGAACCCAGCGCCTGAGAGTAATCATAGAGCACATAGTCGGCACCATCGATGCGGAAACCGCCGCTGGCGAGGAAGCGCAGGGAATTGTCGTCGTTCGCGCCATAGGTATGCGTGTAGCTGGCGGCCAGATTCTGCAATGTGTAGAGCCTTTCAGGGTACGCGGAGAAGCTGGAAACCATCCCACTGTAGTTGACGGCCCAGTCCGCGTCCTTCGGGAAATAGCCATACATGAGGGAGAGGTCAGTACTTGCGGATGACGTGGCGGAGTAATTGCGGAAGACATTGTCGTCGTAGCTGTTGTCCAGCGTGACTGTTCCGAGCCACTGTGCATGAAGTTGGGATGCTGACAGCAGCAGGACTGTCGTAATGAGGATGATATGACGCATTACTGGCCACCGCCTTTCTGCTGTCCACGACGGGCACCAGAGTGGACGCCGAGTCCGTTACAGCGCTCATCGTTGATGCCATCGCCATCGACATCGATGAAATGGTCACGACGGCGATTGCGAATCTGCTTGCGATTGGACTGCGATTCTTCCTGTCCTGCCTCCTCGCGTCGGTCGTTGATGCCGTCACCGTCCTCATCGACGAACTCTTCGCCACCAGACTGCCTGTTTTCGTTCTGTGACGTCTCCTGCTTCGCGTTGCCCTTCTTCGGCTGCTCCTGGGCGACTGCACTCGCAGCGAAAAGCGGGAGCAGAAGCAGCATGGCCGGGATAAGTATGTATGTTTTCATTGTTGCCTCTCGGGTGTATCGAACTACAGAAGTATAATTGCAACAACCATGCCAGCGGTGATTGCCGAATCGGACGTTTGTGAAGCTGTCAAATCCTGGAAACCTGCCGAAATCGACAAAATTGTCGATTTCGGCAGGCAAGGATTGTCGAAGCGGGGCTACTGTTTCTTGATTTTTGAGAGTTTATAGCGCAGGGTGCGCTCTGAAATGCCCAGGAGTTCGGCGGCGCGGACCTGATTCCCCCCGCTTTCTTCGAGCGCCTGCTCGATGAGCCGCTGTTCGAGTGCCTCGACTTTCTCGTTGAGATTTCCCAGCGTCAGCAGTTCGTCCTGCGAGGCTGCAGCGACAGTCCCGACACCCTGCATGCCCGGAGGAAGATCCCGCGTTGTCAGCGTTGTGTCACGCGACATGACAACTGCCCGCTGAATGATATTTTCCAGCTCCCGAACGTTACCCGGGAAATCGTAGCGCATGAGCGTATCCATGGCCTCAGAGGAGATGCTGTCGACGGATTTACCATTGATATCTGCGTATTTTTTTGTGAATTCGTGCACGAGCGGTGCGATATCACTGCGCCTGTCCCGCAGCGGAGGGAGGGTAATCGTCACGACATTGAGTCTGTAAAAGAGGTCCTCTCGAAATTCCCCGGCCAGCATCATTTCCTCCAGATTCCGGTTGGTCGCCGCAACGATGCGCACATCGAGTTCGAGGGTTTCCGTGCCACCGACACGTTCGATGTTGCCGAACTGCAGGGCGCGCAGTAGCTTGACCTGGATTGCGAGCGGAATGTCACCGACTTCGTCGATAAAGAGCGTGCCGCCATGCGCCTGTTCAAATTTGCCGATGCGCTGTTTTTCCGCCCCGGTAAAGGACCCTCTCTCGTGACCGAACAGTTCGCTCTCAAAGAGGCTTTCTGTGATCGCGGCACAATTGACAACGATGAACGGCGCGTCGCTTCTGGGACTGGCCTGATGGATGGCGCGGGCGATGAGCTCTTTTCCCGTACCGCTCTCTCCACGTACCAGCACGGATGCCTTGCTTGCGGCCACGCGTCCCGCGGTGTTGAGCACATCCTCCATTTCAGCGCTCTGTGATATGATGTTGCTGAACGAATATCTCTCCGCCAGCTGCTCCCGCAGCAGTTTGTTTTCCGATACCAGCAGCGTATGTTCACGCGCGCGTTCCATGATGAGGAGCAGTTCGTCGAGGTCGATCGGTTTCTGCACGTAGTCGAAGGCGCCATGTTTCATGATGCCCACCGCCGTCTCGACACTTCCGTACGCCGTGATCACGATGACCGGGATGAGGGGGTTGATCTCGCGTACATGCTGAAGGACATCGGCACCGGTCATGTCCGGCATTTTGTAGTCGGTTAGGACCAGATCCACATGATGGTCACGTACATGCTGTATGCCTGCAGTACCGCTTGGAGCGGTGGAAAGGTCGTATCCCTTTTTCCTGAGAAACCCTGCGATGGATTCCCGCTGCGCGGCTTCGTCGTCAATGACAAGTATGCTGAAGGTGTTCATTTTTCTCCTGCTGCGTTATACTCTCTCAACAGTATAC
This genomic window contains:
- a CDS encoding sigma-54 dependent transcriptional regulator, which codes for MNTFSILVIDDEAAQRESIAGFLRKKGYDLSTAPSGTAGIQHVRDHHVDLVLTDYKMPDMTGADVLQHVREINPLIPVIVITAYGSVETAVGIMKHGAFDYVQKPIDLDELLLIMERAREHTLLVSENKLLREQLAERYSFSNIISQSAEMEDVLNTAGRVAASKASVLVRGESGTGKELIARAIHQASPRSDAPFIVVNCAAITESLFESELFGHERGSFTGAEKQRIGKFEQAHGGTLFIDEVGDIPLAIQVKLLRALQFGNIERVGGTETLELDVRIVAATNRNLEEMMLAGEFREDLFYRLNVVTITLPPLRDRRSDIAPLVHEFTKKYADINGKSVDSISSEAMDTLMRYDFPGNVRELENIIQRAVVMSRDTTLTTRDLPPGMQGVGTVAAASQDELLTLGNLNEKVEALEQRLIEQALEESGGNQVRAAELLGISERTLRYKLSKIKKQ